A single genomic interval of Terriglobales bacterium harbors:
- a CDS encoding peroxiredoxin-like family protein, translating into MKWRGLEEAEAAAQCATLQEELDQRRAMAEQYVPAATQAIHRQTIDSLRASGISRHSLSRGAQAPSFELPDQNGNLVSSASLLSGSKLVVCFFRGRWCPFCVAQMEAMNRIHPQIKKAGAELIAISPQTVRQGFFMQDQHGIHFPLLSDANNQVARQFGLVYRVPEPQQKIYSTTFVNLPFINGEDSWELPAPGTYILGKEHEVLYASADPDYTRRPEPAEILSSLAG; encoded by the coding sequence ATGAAATGGCGGGGATTGGAAGAGGCGGAAGCCGCAGCGCAATGTGCCACTCTTCAGGAAGAGTTGGACCAGCGCAGGGCCATGGCGGAACAATACGTCCCGGCAGCCACCCAGGCAATCCATCGCCAAACTATTGATTCGTTGCGCGCGTCGGGGATTTCCCGACACTCTCTTTCTAGAGGTGCGCAGGCACCGTCTTTTGAACTTCCGGACCAGAACGGCAACTTGGTCTCTTCGGCTTCCCTATTGAGCGGCTCAAAGCTGGTTGTCTGTTTTTTTCGCGGGCGCTGGTGTCCGTTCTGTGTGGCGCAGATGGAGGCGATGAATCGCATCCATCCTCAAATAAAGAAAGCCGGCGCCGAGTTGATTGCCATCTCCCCGCAAACCGTGCGCCAAGGATTCTTCATGCAGGACCAGCACGGAATTCACTTTCCACTGCTGAGTGATGCTAACAATCAGGTAGCCAGGCAGTTCGGGCTGGTGTACCGCGTCCCTGAACCACAACAGAAAATCTACAGCACTACGTTCGTTAACCTGCCTTTTATCAATGGCGAAGACAGTTGGGAGCTCCCGGCCCCTGGCACCTATATTCTGGGGAAGGAACACGAGGTGCTGTATGCCAGTGCAGATCCCGACTACACGCGCCGGCCGGAGCCGGCAGAGATCCTCTCCTCGTTGGCAGGATAA
- the rpsP gene encoding 30S ribosomal protein S16, with protein MIRLARMGARKQPYYRVVVIEKERARNGRSVEVVGTYNPRTSPASIDLKRDRIEHWVSKGATMSETVSKLMSKSSQPSSQPAA; from the coding sequence ATGATTCGTTTGGCGCGCATGGGTGCGCGCAAGCAGCCTTACTATCGTGTGGTTGTGATTGAGAAAGAGCGTGCGCGTAACGGCCGGTCGGTCGAGGTTGTGGGGACTTACAATCCACGGACTTCGCCGGCCAGCATTGATCTGAAACGCGACCGCATCGAGCACTGGGTGTCCAAGGGTGCGACCATGTCAGAGACGGTCAGCAAATTGATGTCGAAGTCTTCCCAACCCAGCTCCCAACCAGCGGCATAG
- a CDS encoding KH domain-containing protein, whose amino-acid sequence MATDQGGDMRSLVEQIARALVDEPEKVAVQSVEGEQVTVLELRVSPNDVGKVIGKQGRTARSIRTILSAGGMKLHKRFTLEILE is encoded by the coding sequence ATGGCCACGGATCAGGGTGGGGATATGCGAAGTCTGGTGGAGCAGATTGCACGCGCGCTGGTGGACGAGCCGGAAAAGGTCGCCGTCCAATCGGTGGAAGGTGAGCAGGTAACAGTACTCGAGTTGCGTGTTTCGCCTAATGACGTAGGTAAAGTCATTGGCAAACAGGGTCGCACCGCACGCTCCATTCGCACCATCTTAAGCGCCGGCGGCATGAAATTGCACAAGCGCTTTACACTGGAGATCCTGGAGTAA
- the rimM gene encoding ribosome maturation factor RimM (Essential for efficient processing of 16S rRNA), with amino-acid sequence MALVVKTQGRRGEVAVELHTDFPERFAERRRIYALGRNGERRQLQLESFWPHQERYVLKFAGVDSMDQAEDLVGSELQIHKDEREKLEPGSAYTSDLVGCAVWTVSAERELRLGQVAEVQFGTGEAPLLIVREGAAEYLLPFAAEYLEGMDLERKCIRMRLPEGLLEVNAPLSEDEKRQFASSKPRPRRKQK; translated from the coding sequence ATCGCGCTCGTTGTGAAGACGCAGGGCAGACGAGGCGAAGTCGCAGTCGAACTCCACACCGATTTTCCGGAGCGGTTTGCCGAGCGCAGGCGGATCTATGCTTTGGGACGGAACGGCGAGCGCCGGCAGTTGCAGCTGGAATCTTTTTGGCCACATCAGGAACGATACGTGCTTAAGTTTGCCGGCGTGGATTCTATGGACCAGGCAGAAGACCTGGTTGGCAGCGAGCTCCAAATCCACAAGGACGAGCGCGAGAAGCTGGAGCCCGGCTCCGCATACACGAGTGATTTGGTGGGTTGTGCCGTGTGGACAGTGAGCGCCGAAAGGGAGCTGAGGCTCGGTCAGGTAGCGGAAGTGCAATTTGGCACGGGTGAAGCGCCGCTCTTGATTGTGCGAGAAGGCGCGGCCGAGTATTTGTTACCCTTCGCAGCCGAGTATCTGGAGGGGATGGACCTGGAGCGAAAGTGCATTCGGATGCGGCTGCCGGAAGGCTTGCTTGAAGTCAACGCTCCGCTAAGCGAGGACGAGAAGCGGCAGTTTGCTTCGTCTAAACCGAGGCCAAGGCGAAAACAGAAGTGA
- the trmD gene encoding tRNA (guanosine(37)-N1)-methyltransferase TrmD yields the protein MKFDLITIFPDFFRGPLDHGIIRRSRETGLVDVQVHDLRAFAHDRHRTVDDRPFGGGEGMVLKPEPIFECVESLGLASRESRLNAGAKHSVILLSPRGERFNQQTAERLAGLERIVLICGRYEGVDERVSDFLADRELSIGDYILSGGELAAAVLLDTVIRLVPGALGNEASARQDSFSGNAAGVRGDYSAAVNNAPDSTCASGGLLDYPHYTRPADFRGLPVPQVLVSGDHEQIRRWRRRTALEKTLRNRPDLLERAELSGEDRDLLGQVTGRTV from the coding sequence ATGAAATTCGACCTCATCACAATTTTCCCGGATTTTTTTCGCGGCCCTCTCGATCATGGAATCATTCGACGCAGCCGCGAGACCGGACTAGTTGACGTCCAGGTGCACGACTTGCGTGCCTTTGCTCACGATCGCCATCGAACGGTTGATGACCGCCCATTCGGCGGTGGTGAGGGGATGGTGCTCAAGCCCGAGCCGATTTTCGAATGCGTCGAATCATTGGGGCTGGCATCGCGCGAGTCACGATTAAATGCAGGTGCAAAGCATTCCGTTATATTGCTTTCCCCACGGGGCGAACGCTTCAATCAGCAGACGGCGGAGCGGTTGGCTGGACTAGAACGCATCGTGCTTATCTGCGGACGGTATGAGGGCGTGGATGAGCGCGTCAGCGACTTTCTTGCTGACCGAGAACTCTCGATTGGAGATTACATCCTGAGCGGTGGCGAACTGGCAGCAGCGGTGCTATTAGACACGGTCATCCGGCTTGTTCCCGGAGCGCTCGGCAACGAAGCCTCCGCGCGGCAGGACTCCTTCAGCGGAAATGCCGCCGGCGTACGTGGGGACTATAGCGCAGCCGTGAACAATGCTCCAGATTCAACTTGTGCTTCGGGGGGGCTGTTGGATTATCCCCATTACACTCGCCCCGCGGATTTCAGGGGGCTGCCGGTCCCGCAAGTGCTGGTCTCAGGGGACCACGAGCAGATTCGGCGTTGGCGCCGTCGCACCGCCCTGGAGAAGACATTGCGAAACCGCCCTGATTTGCTGGAACGGGCCGAACTGAGTGGGGAAGATAGAGACCTGCTGGGGCAGGTTACGGGGCGAACAGTTTAG
- the rplS gene encoding 50S ribosomal protein L19 gives MSSSPIIQKLLAKSLRKDVPQFAPGDTVRVHVRITEGDKERLQAFEGTVISRTRGPQASFTVRKVSFGQGVERIFPINSRVIDRVDVVRSSQVRRAKLYYLRDLKGKAARLKEVE, from the coding sequence ATGTCGAGCTCACCAATAATTCAGAAGCTGCTGGCCAAGTCGCTGCGTAAAGACGTTCCGCAGTTTGCGCCCGGAGACACGGTCCGAGTACACGTCCGGATCACCGAGGGCGATAAGGAGCGCCTGCAGGCCTTTGAAGGGACAGTCATCTCTCGCACCCGCGGGCCCCAGGCCAGCTTCACCGTCCGTAAGGTGAGCTTCGGCCAGGGCGTGGAACGCATTTTTCCCATCAACTCCAGAGTGATTGACCGGGTAGATGTGGTGCGCTCATCGCAAGTCCGTCGCGCCAAGTTGTATTACCTTCGCGACCTGAAGGGCAAAGCTGCCCGGCTGAAAGAAGTTGAATAG